From one Caldithrix abyssi DSM 13497 genomic stretch:
- a CDS encoding chemotaxis protein CheW yields the protein MPLSPEDKEIIIDFVNEGQQGLERAEGNLLKIEEAVAGRGEIVGEFIDELFRVFHSIKGSAGFLKFSLITRLTHHAESLLDHIRKHHTLVNKQHTDILLEVCDELSRLFDYVKQHFSESGFSGNFENLIARLETLTSALKTSGDLTGTPREEHPAEAKRSSFNLKEFEITDDLIVQFVAESTELLDALEQDLLKLEKEPAKQEFLESAFRALHSLKGNAGYLNYHDIAEVTHQLETIFESARSHELHLQPKQVSLILKIVDFVRAAVLNLAEGQSPAIPGKLGLIDLMKEMIPQPQPAAQSEQNDTKRIAPDAQKKDEHKLNQALTQLEAPQTSAKANEMVRVDVQKLDRLMDLVGEIVIAESMITHHPALNLSESEELEQAVAYLQRNIRELQDIATSMRMIPLNGLFGKMRRLVRDISLKKEKKVELEIVGGHTEVDRSIIEHLSDPLVHILRNAIDHGIEPEAERVAQGKSAAGHLVLRADRVGGEVWIEVKDDGRGLDKEKILKQARKRGLVNENKQSLTEEEIYNLIFMPGFSTAEKITNISGRGVGMDVVKKNVEKIRGHISIASQSGRGTTIRLKIPLTTAIIDAMLLRVSDTIYAIPILDIRESLRVHKQQVMDLIDGQEIIKVRDEIIPVIRLEQLHNLQAGVRAIDEGIVVVTQTQQQTVGFWVEEIIGQQQVVIKPVPDYLGRLEGVSGCAILGDGNICFILDLAILIKLAETIKI from the coding sequence ATGCCATTGTCCCCGGAAGATAAAGAAATTATCATCGATTTTGTGAACGAAGGCCAGCAAGGACTTGAACGGGCAGAAGGCAATTTATTGAAGATTGAAGAAGCCGTGGCGGGCAGGGGGGAAATTGTCGGGGAATTTATTGATGAGCTTTTCAGAGTTTTTCATTCGATTAAAGGAAGCGCCGGGTTTTTAAAGTTCTCGCTCATTACTCGGCTAACGCATCACGCAGAATCCTTGCTTGATCACATCCGTAAACATCATACGCTGGTCAATAAACAACATACGGATATCCTGCTTGAGGTTTGTGATGAGTTAAGTCGTCTGTTTGACTATGTAAAACAACACTTTTCCGAGAGCGGATTTAGCGGTAATTTTGAAAATTTGATCGCGCGTCTTGAAACGTTGACCTCGGCTCTTAAGACAAGCGGCGATTTAACGGGAACTCCCCGGGAAGAACATCCAGCGGAGGCAAAACGCTCTTCTTTTAATTTAAAGGAATTTGAGATTACGGATGATTTGATCGTCCAGTTTGTGGCCGAAAGTACGGAACTGCTCGATGCGCTGGAACAGGATCTATTAAAGTTGGAAAAAGAACCGGCTAAGCAGGAGTTTTTAGAGAGTGCATTCCGAGCGCTGCATAGTTTGAAAGGCAATGCCGGCTATTTAAATTATCATGATATTGCCGAAGTTACGCATCAACTGGAAACCATTTTTGAAAGCGCCCGCAGCCATGAACTGCACCTTCAGCCCAAACAGGTTTCTCTGATCCTTAAAATCGTTGATTTTGTGCGGGCGGCTGTTCTTAATCTGGCAGAAGGGCAATCGCCCGCCATTCCCGGTAAATTGGGTTTGATCGATTTGATGAAAGAGATGATTCCCCAGCCTCAGCCGGCTGCACAAAGCGAACAAAATGACACAAAGCGTATTGCTCCTGATGCGCAAAAGAAAGACGAACATAAGCTTAATCAGGCTCTAACCCAGCTCGAGGCGCCGCAGACCAGCGCTAAAGCAAACGAGATGGTGCGCGTCGATGTGCAGAAGCTGGATCGTTTGATGGACCTGGTGGGCGAGATCGTCATTGCCGAATCCATGATTACGCACCATCCCGCGTTGAATCTTTCCGAATCGGAAGAGCTTGAGCAGGCCGTTGCCTACCTGCAAAGAAACATCCGCGAACTGCAAGATATTGCCACCTCCATGCGCATGATTCCTTTGAACGGCCTCTTTGGCAAGATGCGCCGTCTGGTGCGAGATATTTCTTTAAAAAAAGAAAAAAAAGTGGAGCTCGAAATCGTCGGCGGCCATACGGAGGTGGATCGTTCCATTATTGAGCATCTTTCCGATCCGCTGGTACACATCCTCAGAAATGCCATCGATCATGGAATTGAACCGGAAGCAGAACGCGTTGCACAGGGTAAATCGGCTGCCGGCCATCTTGTGTTGCGCGCCGACCGCGTGGGTGGAGAGGTCTGGATAGAGGTAAAAGACGACGGTCGCGGGCTGGATAAAGAAAAGATATTAAAACAGGCCAGAAAACGAGGGCTGGTCAACGAAAACAAACAGAGCCTGACAGAAGAAGAGATTTATAACCTAATTTTTATGCCAGGCTTTTCCACCGCTGAAAAAATCACCAATATTTCCGGCCGCGGCGTGGGCATGGATGTTGTTAAAAAAAATGTGGAAAAAATTCGGGGACACATCTCCATTGCCTCTCAATCGGGAAGGGGGACGACCATCCGCTTGAAAATTCCGCTTACCACGGCAATTATTGACGCCATGTTGTTGCGCGTAAGCGATACCATCTACGCCATTCCCATTCTGGATATTCGCGAATCGCTACGCGTGCACAAACAGCAGGTAATGGACCTGATCGATGGGCAGGAAATCATTAAAGTGCGCGATGAAATCATCCCTGTGATTCGCCTGGAACAATTACATAACCTTCAGGCAGGCGTGCGGGCAATCGATGAAGGCATTGTAGTGGTGACACAAACCCAGCAGCAGACCGTCGGCTTTTGGGTGGAAGAGATCATCGGGCAGCAACAGGTGGTCATCAAGCCTGTGCCAGACTACCTGGGAAGATTAGAAGGCGTTTCTGGCTGCGCCATTTTAGGCGATGGCAATATCTGTTTTATCCTCGATTTAGCCATTCTGATTAAGCTGGCGGAGACGATTAAAATTTAA